The following coding sequences are from one Terriglobia bacterium window:
- a CDS encoding CBS domain-containing protein has product MPTETEEPVRLKSIMQQNVIRAEMDSTLGEAMTILFQHRIRHLPVLNSQERLAGLVTDRDLRFYISHRLGTIMENNSDRETLHHHLNVIMVRRVITGRPEMTVPEAARLMLDNHVGCLPVVDAEHHVLGIVTASDFLRLIAEGKLPASR; this is encoded by the coding sequence TCAAGTCCATCATGCAGCAAAACGTCATACGGGCGGAGATGGACAGTACGTTGGGGGAGGCCATGACCATTCTCTTCCAGCATCGTATCCGGCACCTTCCGGTCTTGAACAGCCAGGAGAGGCTGGCGGGGCTGGTAACGGATCGTGATCTGCGCTTTTATATCAGCCATCGTCTGGGTACGATCATGGAAAACAATTCCGATCGCGAGACCCTGCACCACCACCTGAATGTGATTATGGTGCGCCGCGTCATTACCGGCAGACCGGAAATGACCGTGCCGGAGGCCGCGCGGCTGATGTTGGATAATCATGTCGGATGTCTGCCGGTCGTCGATGCCGAACACCATGTTCTCGGAATCGTGACCGCAAGTGATTTTCTCCGTCTGATCGCAGAGGGAAAGCTGCCAGCCTCTCGGTGA
- a CDS encoding zinc ribbon domain-containing protein gives MPIYEYKCTKCGEIFEAFQKITDLPLTECRFCGGKVDQLISHSSFQLKGSGWYLTDYAKKSQPSQSPASTSDSPKAADKSDTGGNKGSTTKSEAGKGSA, from the coding sequence GTGCCGATCTACGAATATAAATGCACAAAGTGCGGCGAGATTTTCGAAGCCTTTCAGAAGATTACTGATCTTCCATTGACCGAATGCAGATTCTGCGGCGGCAAGGTCGATCAACTGATCAGCCACAGTAGCTTTCAGCTGAAGGGCTCTGGATGGTACCTCACCGATTACGCAAAGAAATCTCAGCCTTCGCAAAGTCCTGCTTCTACTTCTGATAGCCCAAAGGCGGCTGATAAGTCGGATACCGGCGGTAACAAGGGGAGCACAACAAAATCCGAGGCAGGCAAGGGCTCCGCTTAG
- a CDS encoding glucokinase yields MPDVLTHILVADLGGTHATVAIFAYRGGDLFDPVSQRTYSSRGITDFPALLQEYLEKEGSHLEPAVSKACIDFAGPVEPGRLKAFATNLAWGFTVEEIRTRTGLSEITLMNDFEAVGYGFEILMANKPEAFVRLSEAGELPRNRGSRKTAVIIGAGTGLGTSIMILDSKIGRFRPIPGEGGHADFAAVEEIEFRIAQWIRRNRNHSPLNPIDCEKVVSGPGIANIYQALWELEPGKGSRAVFDEVSMADAYDRPAIIARNAHAEDLCRRTLDIWVRCYARAAKNSAVFPLAPGGVFLAGGVAAKVLSELQTGRFMEEFTRCDVPGIRALLEHTPVFVITDYGIGLYGCASVALNPAQLD; encoded by the coding sequence ATGCCTGACGTGTTGACACATATCCTGGTGGCCGATCTGGGAGGGACGCACGCAACCGTCGCGATATTCGCTTACCGCGGCGGTGACCTTTTTGATCCTGTGAGCCAACGGACATATTCGAGCCGCGGGATCACTGATTTCCCTGCATTGCTGCAGGAGTATCTCGAAAAGGAAGGATCCCATCTCGAGCCGGCCGTCAGCAAGGCATGTATCGACTTCGCAGGTCCCGTGGAACCCGGCAGGCTGAAAGCGTTCGCGACCAATCTGGCTTGGGGATTTACGGTCGAGGAGATTCGCACGCGCACTGGGCTGTCCGAAATCACATTGATGAATGACTTCGAGGCAGTTGGTTACGGCTTCGAGATTCTAATGGCGAACAAACCGGAAGCGTTCGTGCGCTTGTCGGAGGCAGGAGAGCTGCCGCGGAATCGGGGCAGCAGGAAAACGGCTGTGATCATTGGCGCGGGTACGGGTTTGGGGACCAGCATCATGATCCTTGACTCTAAGATCGGACGATTTCGCCCCATCCCCGGTGAGGGGGGGCATGCGGACTTCGCTGCCGTTGAGGAGATTGAGTTCAGGATCGCCCAGTGGATCCGCCGCAACCGGAACCACTCGCCGCTCAATCCGATTGATTGCGAGAAAGTGGTCAGCGGGCCCGGCATCGCGAACATCTACCAGGCATTGTGGGAACTGGAACCTGGAAAGGGGAGCCGGGCGGTGTTTGACGAGGTCTCGATGGCGGACGCTTACGACCGCCCCGCCATCATCGCCCGGAATGCACACGCGGAGGATCTCTGCAGGCGCACTCTGGACATATGGGTGCGATGCTATGCCCGCGCGGCCAAAAACAGTGCCGTCTTCCCGCTGGCCCCGGGAGGTGTTTTCCTTGCAGGTGGCGTTGCCGCCAAGGTTCTGTCCGAACTGCAGACCGGACGGTTCATGGAAGAGTTCACGCGATGCGACGTTCCCGGCATCCGAGCACTCCTGGAGCATACGCCGGTTTTCGTGATCACGGACTACGGGATCGGGCTCTATGGTTGCGCTAGTGTAGCTTTGAATCCGGCACAGCTGGACTGA
- a CDS encoding GAF domain-containing protein has product MDMDIEGKIRSRIEAILINDAKNYAEMKMMASQEEPLEDDPFAEERNLYQRIINNYRNAVSEVNGLLEENVGFLSGLCRIVESIREKEDFQEICSQIVDCVLQDLGAEFCSLVFRSRDEWEGGPLYFEGIREQQKFLFSHSHATLLGSPEFARVVAGLADEGADYLNIGDVYREARFNTVDFPSVVRSLVCLPIVVHDRPLGALILSHSLPHFFNHNHTRVLKILASTVAHLWLLTARRNRHVEALHEPRPQPSAEENEGVLSVVLLNFESDGSARRMLADREMIKSIRSSLSSSLEGKESIMSYDDTGLLVLLSGTPEGRVSERAAGLRAAFERWKVVQGEKARSLQMNFGYATCESGEALTRTLEVASQMMHSDPDENGLSPAVPDSKLH; this is encoded by the coding sequence ATGGATATGGATATAGAGGGGAAGATCCGCTCCAGAATTGAGGCCATACTCATCAACGACGCCAAAAATTACGCCGAGATGAAGATGATGGCCAGCCAAGAAGAGCCGCTGGAGGACGATCCCTTTGCCGAAGAGAGGAATCTCTACCAGAGGATCATCAACAACTATCGAAACGCCGTCAGCGAAGTCAACGGTCTGCTCGAAGAAAATGTAGGTTTTCTCTCGGGGTTGTGCCGGATCGTTGAATCCATCCGGGAGAAGGAAGACTTCCAGGAGATCTGCTCGCAGATCGTCGACTGCGTCCTGCAGGACCTGGGAGCTGAGTTTTGCAGTCTGGTTTTCCGCTCGAGAGATGAGTGGGAAGGTGGACCTCTCTATTTTGAGGGGATCCGCGAGCAGCAGAAGTTCCTCTTCAGCCACTCCCATGCCACCCTCCTTGGCAGTCCCGAATTCGCCCGGGTTGTCGCAGGCCTGGCAGACGAGGGAGCTGACTACCTGAATATCGGGGACGTCTATCGGGAAGCCCGCTTCAACACGGTCGATTTCCCAAGTGTCGTGCGCTCCCTGGTCTGCCTCCCGATCGTTGTGCACGACAGGCCCCTGGGCGCGCTGATTCTGAGCCACTCGCTGCCGCACTTTTTCAATCACAATCACACGCGCGTGCTGAAGATTCTGGCCTCCACGGTTGCCCACCTGTGGTTGCTGACCGCCCGGCGCAACAGGCATGTTGAAGCTCTGCATGAGCCCCGGCCCCAGCCCTCTGCTGAGGAAAACGAGGGGGTTCTCTCCGTCGTCCTGCTCAACTTCGAGAGTGACGGTTCCGCCCGAAGGATGTTGGCGGACAGGGAAATGATCAAGAGCATCCGGAGTTCGCTTTCCTCCAGTCTGGAAGGCAAGGAATCCATAATGTCCTACGACGACACCGGGCTTCTCGTGCTGCTCTCGGGAACACCCGAGGGGAGGGTGTCTGAACGCGCGGCAGGATTGCGCGCTGCCTTCGAGAGATGGAAAGTTGTACAAGGGGAAAAAGCGCGCAGCCTTCAGATGAACTTCGGCTACGCGACTTGCGAAAGCGGCGAAGCGCTGACGCGCACGCTTGAAGTCGCTTCGCAGATGATGCACTCCGATCCCGACGAGAACGGCCTCAGTCCAGCTGTGCCGGATTCAAAGCTACACTAG
- a CDS encoding TIGR00725 family protein, producing the protein MRPRIGVMGPSECSLRARELAREVGVLIARRGGILVCGGGRGVMEAAAAGAKEAGGITLGILPGSSASEANPYIDIPIVTGLGNARNVINVLTSHAIIVVHGAYGTLSEIALALKCGTPVVALETWTVIPPAGEAPPVIIQAPTPEEAVSAAFASAKIISPRR; encoded by the coding sequence ATGCGACCTCGTATCGGCGTAATGGGGCCTTCGGAGTGCTCACTTCGTGCCCGCGAACTGGCCCGCGAAGTCGGAGTTCTCATCGCCCGCCGGGGAGGCATCCTGGTCTGCGGGGGCGGCCGGGGCGTCATGGAGGCGGCCGCAGCCGGCGCCAAAGAGGCCGGCGGAATCACCCTGGGGATCCTGCCGGGATCAAGCGCGTCTGAGGCAAATCCCTATATCGACATCCCGATCGTGACCGGATTGGGCAATGCCCGGAATGTCATAAATGTTTTAACGAGCCACGCGATCATCGTCGTACACGGGGCTTATGGAACCCTTTCGGAAATCGCGCTGGCGTTGAAGTGCGGCACACCCGTTGTGGCCTTGGAGACGTGGACGGTGATTCCGCCGGCAGGAGAGGCGCCACCAGTGATCATTCAGGCTCCCACTCCTGAGGAAGCCGTCTCGGCAGCGTTTGCATCCGCGAAAATCATATCGCCGAGACGCTGA
- a CDS encoding HDOD domain-containing protein, which produces MQAIKESAPIRIDRNFEMPSVPIVLSRILQLVDDNCASAQRLEELILHDPSLSVRILKLSNSAFYSFRSEVKTIAHAITLLGLNLVKSLAIGVSIFESFTKGLRDEAGHIYQLWMHSFGVGLMTQEIWTKRSSRTQGEFALLCGLLHDLGKVVYFKKDSVGYSRLFAMNKGPEDPDICGCEIQSYGVDHATLGAMLTKQWNLPPELATAVRHHHDPGVAGLPLVAAVSMADMLIKQTGIGYDGDYKITADLPCLRALLNMGEEEFDSLSVLAGAKRADVEEFFQLSS; this is translated from the coding sequence ATGCAAGCAATCAAAGAATCCGCACCTATCCGGATAGACCGAAACTTCGAGATGCCCAGCGTCCCGATCGTACTATCCAGGATCCTGCAGCTGGTGGATGATAATTGTGCTTCGGCACAGCGTTTAGAGGAATTAATCCTGCACGATCCCTCGCTCTCGGTCCGCATTCTCAAGCTGTCAAACTCGGCCTTCTACTCATTTCGCAGCGAGGTCAAGACCATAGCGCACGCCATTACATTGCTTGGGCTCAACCTGGTGAAAAGCCTGGCCATAGGTGTGAGCATCTTCGAGTCTTTCACCAAGGGGCTTCGAGACGAGGCCGGGCACATCTACCAGCTCTGGATGCACTCGTTTGGAGTCGGATTGATGACCCAGGAGATCTGGACCAAGCGCAGCTCGCGCACCCAGGGAGAGTTTGCGCTGCTTTGCGGTCTTCTGCATGATCTGGGAAAGGTCGTCTATTTCAAAAAAGACTCCGTCGGCTACAGCCGGCTGTTTGCCATGAATAAGGGCCCTGAGGATCCGGACATCTGTGGCTGCGAGATCCAATCTTATGGAGTGGACCATGCGACACTGGGGGCAATGCTCACCAAGCAATGGAACCTCCCCCCTGAGCTCGCTACTGCCGTGCGCCACCACCACGACCCAGGCGTCGCGGGACTTCCTCTGGTGGCTGCTGTCTCCATGGCAGACATGCTGATCAAGCAGACGGGCATCGGCTACGACGGTGACTACAAGATCACTGCAGACCTGCCGTGCCTCCGGGCCCTCCTCAACATGGGTGAGGAGGAATTCGATTCGCTGTCGGTTCTTGCAGGCGCCAAGCGCGCGGACGTGGAAGAGTTCTTTCAGCTCAGTTCATGA